The proteins below come from a single Deinococcus radiodurans R1 = ATCC 13939 = DSM 20539 genomic window:
- a CDS encoding response regulator, whose product MRAIEILLTEDNPADILLTEEAFEEADFPHRLHVARDGVEALTFLRREENGELPTPDVILLDLNMPRLSGLELLDILKEDPQLQHIPVIVLTTSRAEEDVWRSYKLHANAYIPKPVSIGEFVEVIRSLGNFWFSVAALPSGPR is encoded by the coding sequence ATGAGAGCCATCGAAATTCTGCTGACCGAGGACAACCCCGCCGATATCCTGCTGACCGAAGAGGCCTTCGAGGAAGCCGATTTTCCCCACCGCCTGCATGTGGCCCGCGACGGGGTAGAGGCGCTGACCTTCCTGCGGCGCGAGGAAAACGGCGAGCTGCCCACGCCCGACGTGATTTTGCTCGACCTCAACATGCCGCGCCTGAGCGGACTCGAACTGCTCGACATCCTCAAGGAAGACCCGCAGCTTCAGCACATCCCGGTGATCGTGCTGACCACCTCCCGCGCCGAGGAGGACGTGTGGCGCAGCTACAAACTACACGCCAACGCCTACATTCCCAAGCCAGTGTCCATCGGTGAATTCGTGGAAGTGATCCGCTCGCTCGGCAATTTCTGGTTCAGCGTGGCGGCCCTGCCTTCCGGCCCGCGCTGA
- a CDS encoding sensor histidine kinase — protein MKLPLPSGNTGLEPWRAGRRPRPLTSLIVRPLVLPLLLLLLMAGLVLWGVNLSAESARFAQTSQGRLLTLRLLLTDISNMENGERGYVITGQPSFLEPYQRGQQNFAEHLRRYEPLTVTDRQRENIGRVETLMAQWELVAAQPEIAARRVSLESAVARVSAGTGRHLTDEARETLNIMIGFENERLSNALKASNTALRRLLILTPLLLLLGALLLVLAVRRIISTLSLSVSQLTEGTQQIAAGHYEQRVQPLGITELDRLSAQFHQMAEAVQQREAALAESARSLERTNASLQRSNRELERFAYVASHDLQEPLRTIGSYTELIARRYGDKLDARGEQYIKFTISAAHRLKTLIQDLLVFSRVHRTGRVFGPVDTAELAEQVRAELEVKLREVGGELHIGELPTVQGNRELLHHIFLNLLGNALKFRHPDRPPRVDVWAGRVAGQDEAGNGWQFAVRDNGIGIEPEYHQKIFEVFQRLHGVGEYEGSGIGLAVTRNAAEQHGGRVWLESEPGQGTTFYFFLPDTPPLVEQQV, from the coding sequence ATGAAGTTGCCCCTGCCTTCCGGGAACACCGGTCTGGAACCCTGGAGGGCCGGGCGCCGACCACGCCCCCTGACCTCGCTGATCGTGCGCCCGCTGGTGCTGCCGCTGCTTTTGCTGCTCCTGATGGCCGGGCTGGTGCTCTGGGGTGTGAATCTCAGTGCCGAGAGCGCCCGCTTCGCGCAGACCTCGCAGGGGCGGCTGCTGACCTTGCGACTGCTGCTCACCGACATTTCCAACATGGAAAACGGCGAGCGCGGGTACGTCATCACCGGGCAGCCTTCCTTTCTGGAACCGTACCAGCGCGGTCAGCAGAACTTTGCCGAGCACCTCAGGCGCTACGAGCCGCTGACCGTCACTGACCGCCAGCGCGAGAACATCGGGCGCGTCGAAACCCTGATGGCGCAGTGGGAGCTCGTCGCCGCGCAGCCGGAAATCGCCGCCCGGCGCGTTTCGCTGGAAAGTGCCGTGGCGCGGGTCAGTGCCGGCACCGGGCGTCACCTGACCGATGAGGCGCGCGAAACCCTCAACATCATGATCGGCTTCGAAAACGAGCGCCTGTCGAACGCGCTTAAGGCAAGCAACACGGCGCTGCGCCGACTGCTGATTCTGACCCCGCTGCTGCTGCTGCTCGGGGCGCTGCTGCTCGTGCTGGCGGTGCGGCGCATCATTTCCACCCTGTCGCTGAGCGTCTCGCAGCTGACCGAGGGCACCCAGCAGATTGCCGCCGGGCACTATGAGCAGCGCGTGCAGCCACTCGGCATCACCGAACTCGACCGCCTCAGCGCCCAGTTTCACCAGATGGCCGAGGCGGTGCAGCAGCGTGAGGCCGCGCTCGCCGAGAGTGCGCGCTCGCTCGAACGGACGAACGCCAGCTTGCAGCGCAGCAACCGCGAACTCGAGCGCTTCGCCTACGTCGCCAGCCACGACCTGCAAGAACCTCTCCGGACCATCGGCAGCTACACCGAACTCATCGCGCGGCGCTACGGCGACAAACTCGACGCCCGCGGCGAGCAGTACATCAAGTTCACCATCTCGGCGGCGCACCGGCTCAAGACCCTGATTCAGGACCTGCTGGTGTTCTCGCGGGTGCACCGCACGGGCCGGGTCTTCGGGCCGGTGGACACCGCCGAACTCGCCGAGCAGGTGCGCGCCGAACTCGAAGTCAAGCTGCGCGAAGTCGGCGGCGAGCTGCACATCGGCGAGCTGCCCACTGTGCAGGGCAACCGCGAACTGCTGCACCACATTTTCCTCAACCTGCTGGGCAACGCGCTCAAGTTCCGTCACCCGGACCGTCCGCCGCGCGTGGACGTGTGGGCCGGGCGGGTGGCGGGCCAGGACGAGGCCGGGAACGGCTGGCAGTTCGCCGTGCGCGACAACGGCATCGGCATCGAGCCGGAGTATCATCAGAAAATCTTTGAGGTGTTCCAGCGCCTGCACGGCGTGGGCGAGTATGAAGGCAGCGGCATCGGCCTCGCCGTGACCCGCAACGCCGCCGAGCAACACGGGGGCCGCGTCTGGCTGGAGAGCGAGCCCGGCCAGGGCACCACCTTCTATTTCTTTCTTCCCGACACCCCGCCTCTTGTGGAGCAACAAGTATGA